One window from the genome of Pseudonocardia hierapolitana encodes:
- a CDS encoding response regulator, with translation MVVDDHPIWREGVARDLTERGLDVVATAPEADAAVRIARAVRPRVVLMDLNLGETSGVQAIEGILDALPETRILVLSASGEHADVLEAVKAGAAGYLVKSASAEELLAAVRRTADGFPVFTPGLAGLVLGEYRRLAGTERSGPEVPALTERETDVLRLVAKGLTARQIGERLGVSHRTVETHVQSTLRKLQLHNRVQLARYAIEKGLVEE, from the coding sequence ATGGTCGTCGACGACCACCCGATCTGGCGCGAGGGCGTGGCCCGCGACCTCACCGAGCGCGGCCTCGACGTGGTGGCCACGGCCCCGGAGGCGGACGCCGCCGTCCGGATCGCCCGTGCCGTGCGGCCGCGCGTCGTGCTGATGGATCTGAACCTCGGCGAGACGTCGGGGGTGCAGGCGATCGAGGGGATCCTGGACGCGCTGCCCGAGACGCGGATCCTCGTGCTCTCGGCGAGTGGCGAGCACGCCGACGTGCTCGAGGCGGTCAAGGCGGGCGCGGCCGGCTACCTCGTGAAGTCCGCGAGCGCGGAGGAGCTGCTCGCGGCCGTGCGACGCACGGCGGACGGCTTCCCGGTGTTCACGCCCGGCCTCGCAGGCCTGGTGCTGGGGGAGTACCGCAGGCTCGCCGGCACGGAGCGCTCCGGTCCGGAGGTCCCCGCGCTCACCGAGCGTGAGACCGACGTGTTGCGCCTGGTCGCGAAGGGCCTGACGGCGCGGCAGATCGGGGAGCGGCTGGGTGTCTCGCACCGCACCGTCGAGACCCACGTCCAGAGCACGCTGCGCAAACTCCAGCTGCACAACCGCGTGCAGCTGGCCCGGTACGCGATCGAGAAGGGCCTCGTCGAGGAGTGA
- a CDS encoding nucleoside hydrolase, giving the protein MSTPIVIDTDPGVDDAVAIMLALASPEVELKAVTTVFGNVPLDATTANAGRLLALCGRADVPLAVGAARPLVHPQRELAAEWHGNDGLGGRAGTLPAPVAPGPSSAVELLADVLRASDRPVTLVPIGPLTNIALLLAVHPELAGRIERLVWMGGSLGAGNTSGVAEFNAHCDPEAAHRVLTQADVPVTMVPLDLTLRCPAGPEWIEALAAAGPRCAALAGVITHYRAAFRERYGIDAVAVHDAVAVLEAVLPGTLRTTPKPIAVACDLGPARGATVGMPEGSGPPVQVALDADTDKVLAEILERLRRLG; this is encoded by the coding sequence GTGAGCACGCCGATCGTGATCGACACCGACCCCGGCGTCGACGACGCCGTCGCGATCATGCTCGCGCTCGCCTCGCCCGAGGTGGAGCTGAAGGCCGTCACCACCGTCTTCGGCAACGTCCCGCTCGACGCCACCACGGCGAACGCGGGTCGCCTCCTCGCGCTCTGCGGCCGCGCCGACGTGCCGCTCGCCGTGGGCGCGGCGCGACCGCTCGTGCACCCGCAGCGCGAGCTGGCGGCGGAGTGGCACGGCAACGACGGGCTCGGTGGCCGGGCGGGCACGCTGCCCGCCCCGGTCGCGCCGGGGCCGTCGAGCGCCGTCGAGCTGCTCGCCGACGTGCTGCGCGCGTCCGACCGGCCGGTGACGCTCGTGCCGATCGGCCCCCTGACGAACATCGCGCTGCTGCTGGCGGTGCACCCGGAGCTGGCCGGACGGATCGAGCGGCTCGTCTGGATGGGCGGGTCACTGGGCGCGGGCAACACGAGTGGGGTGGCCGAGTTCAACGCGCACTGCGACCCGGAGGCCGCGCACCGGGTGCTCACCCAGGCCGACGTGCCGGTCACGATGGTGCCGCTGGACCTCACGCTGCGCTGCCCCGCGGGCCCCGAGTGGATCGAGGCGCTCGCGGCCGCCGGCCCCCGGTGCGCGGCGCTCGCCGGAGTGATCACGCACTACCGGGCGGCGTTCAGGGAGCGTTACGGGATCGACGCGGTGGCCGTGCACGACGCGGTGGCGGTGCTGGAGGCCGTGCTGCCCGGGACGCTGCGCACCACCCCGAAGCCGATCGCGGTGGCCTGTGACCTGGGCCCGGCCCGCGGCGCCACCGTCGGGATGCCCGAGGGCTCGGGCCCGCCGGTGCAGGTGGCCCTGGACGCCGACACCGACAAGGTGCTCGCCGAGATCCTGGAGCGCCTGCGCCGCCTCGGCTGA
- a CDS encoding glycosyltransferase family 4 protein has product MRVLMVSWEYPPVVVGGLGRHVHALAIELAAAGHEVVVLSRQPAGSDAETHPTCDEVCEGVRVLRVAEDPPHLEFDRDLVAWTLAMGHGMLRAALTRLIPHWRPDVVHAHDWLVAHPAIALADVLEVPLVATIHATEAGRYAGWLSSPLSRQVHSAEWWLARRADTLITCSAAMRAEVAELFEVDPGRIVVLHNGIAPRRWRANAARVRAVRERYAPGDAPVLLYFGRLEYEKGVHDLIAALPRIRRAHRGTRLLVAGTGTAQDQLVAAVENHRVGRSVTFTGHLPDADLAAMLRAVDAVVLPSRYEPFGIVALEAAAAGAPLVASTAGGLGEVVVDGETGLSFTPGDVRGLADAVGAVLADRAAAARRARAARKRLGSAFQWGRIAADTAEVYAAATRGGAAELGRPKIPTGNVFGRG; this is encoded by the coding sequence GTGCGTGTGCTGATGGTGTCGTGGGAGTACCCGCCCGTAGTGGTCGGCGGGCTGGGCCGGCACGTGCACGCACTGGCCATCGAGCTGGCGGCGGCGGGGCACGAGGTCGTCGTGCTGTCCCGGCAGCCCGCGGGCAGCGACGCCGAGACGCACCCGACCTGTGACGAGGTGTGCGAGGGCGTGCGCGTCCTGCGGGTGGCCGAGGACCCGCCGCACCTGGAGTTCGACCGCGACCTCGTGGCCTGGACGCTCGCGATGGGACACGGGATGCTGCGGGCCGCCCTGACCCGGCTGATCCCGCACTGGCGTCCCGATGTGGTGCACGCGCACGACTGGCTCGTCGCGCACCCGGCGATCGCGCTCGCGGACGTGCTCGAGGTCCCGCTCGTCGCGACGATCCACGCCACCGAGGCAGGCCGCTACGCGGGCTGGCTCTCCTCGCCGCTGTCCCGGCAGGTGCACTCCGCCGAGTGGTGGCTCGCGCGGCGCGCCGACACCCTGATCACCTGCTCCGCCGCGATGCGCGCCGAGGTGGCCGAGCTGTTCGAGGTGGACCCCGGCCGGATCGTGGTGCTGCACAACGGCATCGCACCGCGACGCTGGCGGGCGAACGCCGCCCGGGTGCGTGCCGTGCGGGAGCGCTACGCGCCCGGCGATGCGCCGGTGCTGCTGTACTTCGGCCGTCTCGAGTACGAGAAGGGCGTGCACGACCTGATCGCGGCGTTGCCGCGGATCCGCCGTGCCCACCGGGGCACGCGGCTGCTGGTGGCCGGCACCGGCACCGCACAGGACCAGCTCGTGGCCGCCGTCGAGAACCACCGGGTGGGGCGCAGCGTCACCTTCACAGGGCACCTGCCCGATGCCGATCTCGCCGCCATGCTCCGCGCGGTCGACGCCGTGGTGCTGCCGAGCCGCTACGAGCCGTTCGGGATCGTCGCGCTGGAGGCTGCCGCGGCGGGCGCGCCGCTCGTGGCCTCGACGGCCGGTGGTCTCGGCGAGGTGGTGGTCGACGGGGAGACCGGCCTGTCGTTCACGCCGGGGGACGTTCGTGGGCTGGCCGACGCGGTGGGAGCGGTGCTCGCCGACCGGGCGGCAGCCGCCCGGAGGGCCCGCGCAGCGCGGAAGCGTCTGGGGAGCGCGTTCCAGTGGGGCCGGATCGCCGCCGACACCGCAGAGGTGTACGCGGCAGCGACCCGCGGCGGCGCGGCCGAGCTCGGCCGTCCGAAGATCCCTACCGGGAACGTCTTCGGACGGGGGTAG
- a CDS encoding 1,4-alpha-glucan branching protein domain-containing protein: protein MTEPVGTFCLVLHSHLPWLAHHGRWPVGEEWLHQSWAHTYLPVLDVVRRLAAEGRRELLTLGVTPVLAAQLDDPHCLRGVHGWLGGWLLRAHGAAARLPELAAREHRAATAALEVFERDWRHGASPFLRTLAGSDALELLGGPATHPFGPLLQPEVRAFALETGLTDTAVRLGARPAGIWAPECGYAPGMEVGYAAAGVRRFLVDGPALRGDTALARPVGDSGVLVFGRDLEVTYRVWSPRSGYPGDRDYRDFHTYDHPSGLKPARVTGRQVPPEAKRPYEPARAAAAVARDAADFVRVVRERLVAVRERLGRPGLTVAAFDTELFGHWWHEGPAWLEAVLRALPEAGVRVTTLHGAAEAGLVGEPVVLPPSSWGSGKDWRVWAGPQVADLVARQERVQKALLGAAVPGIARDPVRDALATEALLALSSDWAFMVSKDSAAGYARERASGHAARVEELAGLLGAGRRRAAERRIASWGGDDAVFGHLDARLLIAP from the coding sequence ATGACGGAGCCCGTCGGGACGTTCTGCCTGGTGCTGCACAGCCACCTGCCGTGGCTCGCGCACCACGGACGCTGGCCCGTCGGCGAGGAGTGGCTCCACCAGTCGTGGGCGCACACCTACCTGCCGGTCCTCGACGTGGTGCGGCGGCTGGCCGCCGAGGGCAGGCGGGAGCTGCTCACGCTCGGCGTCACGCCGGTGCTCGCCGCTCAGCTCGACGACCCGCACTGCCTGCGCGGTGTGCACGGCTGGCTCGGCGGCTGGCTGCTGCGGGCGCACGGCGCCGCGGCCCGGCTGCCCGAGCTCGCCGCGCGGGAGCACCGGGCGGCGACGGCCGCCTTGGAGGTGTTCGAGCGCGACTGGCGCCACGGCGCGTCCCCGTTCCTGCGCACACTGGCCGGCTCCGATGCGCTCGAGCTGCTCGGCGGCCCGGCGACGCACCCGTTCGGCCCGCTGCTGCAGCCCGAGGTCCGCGCGTTCGCGTTGGAGACCGGGCTCACCGACACGGCCGTCCGGCTCGGTGCCCGACCGGCCGGGATCTGGGCGCCCGAGTGCGGCTACGCGCCCGGCATGGAGGTCGGGTACGCGGCCGCGGGGGTCCGCCGGTTCCTCGTGGACGGTCCGGCGCTGCGCGGCGACACCGCGCTCGCCCGGCCCGTCGGCGACTCGGGCGTGCTGGTGTTCGGCCGGGATCTCGAGGTCACCTACCGGGTCTGGTCACCGCGGTCGGGCTACCCCGGTGACCGGGACTACCGCGACTTCCACACCTACGACCACCCGTCGGGGCTCAAGCCGGCGCGGGTGACGGGTCGGCAGGTGCCGCCGGAGGCCAAGCGGCCCTACGAGCCCGCGCGCGCCGCCGCGGCCGTGGCCCGCGACGCGGCCGACTTCGTGCGCGTGGTCCGGGAGCGGCTCGTCGCGGTGCGCGAGCGCCTCGGGCGGCCGGGGCTCACGGTCGCGGCGTTCGACACCGAGCTGTTCGGGCACTGGTGGCACGAGGGCCCGGCATGGCTGGAGGCGGTGCTGCGCGCCCTGCCCGAGGCCGGGGTGCGGGTCACGACGCTGCACGGAGCCGCCGAGGCCGGGCTGGTCGGCGAGCCGGTGGTGCTGCCGCCGTCGTCGTGGGGGTCGGGCAAGGACTGGCGGGTGTGGGCGGGCCCGCAGGTGGCCGACCTGGTGGCGCGGCAGGAGCGGGTGCAGAAGGCGCTGCTCGGCGCGGCGGTCCCGGGGATCGCGCGCGACCCGGTCCGCGACGCGCTGGCCACCGAGGCCCTGCTCGCGCTGTCGAGCGACTGGGCGTTCATGGTCAGCAAGGACTCGGCGGCCGGTTACGCGCGGGAACGGGCGTCGGGGCACGCCGCGCGCGTCGAGGAGCTCGCGGGCCTGCTGGGCGCCGGCCGGCGCCGCGCGGCCGAACGCCGCATCGCGAGCTGGGGTGGCGACGACGCCGTGTTCGGCCACCTCGACGCCCGCCTGCTGATCGCTCCATGA
- a CDS encoding ribokinase, with protein sequence MSRIAVIGSVNLDLVARVPRLPEPGETLAASGLRRVPGGKGANQALAARRLGADVTMVAAVGADAAADEALALLAADGVRLDRLRRDPDEPTGHALITVDDAGETTIVVIAGANATLSVTPDDVRGADAVLTVLEIPEATVADTVRLAAGMVVLNAAPARQLDPELIRRVDLMVVNSAEYAAIDGLDAAGAVAVTYGGKGAVLRRGGREVAHAEPPPVTVVDGTAAGDTFTAALTVALLDGASDEEALRRACAAGALAVTKAGAQPSLPTAAELEAVL encoded by the coding sequence GTGTCCCGGATCGCCGTGATCGGCAGCGTCAACCTCGACCTCGTGGCCCGGGTGCCACGCCTACCCGAGCCCGGCGAGACGCTCGCCGCGAGCGGGCTGCGGCGCGTGCCCGGCGGGAAGGGCGCGAACCAGGCGCTCGCCGCGCGGCGGCTCGGCGCCGACGTGACGATGGTGGCCGCGGTGGGCGCCGACGCGGCCGCCGACGAGGCGCTCGCCCTGCTCGCCGCCGACGGGGTGCGGCTCGACCGCCTGCGCCGCGACCCCGACGAGCCCACCGGACACGCGCTGATCACGGTGGACGACGCGGGCGAGACCACGATCGTCGTGATCGCGGGCGCCAACGCAACGCTCTCCGTGACCCCCGACGACGTCCGCGGTGCCGACGCCGTGCTCACCGTCCTGGAGATCCCCGAGGCCACCGTGGCCGACACGGTGCGGCTCGCCGCGGGCATGGTCGTGCTCAACGCGGCGCCCGCCCGCCAGCTGGATCCCGAGCTGATCCGCCGCGTCGACCTGATGGTGGTCAACTCCGCCGAGTACGCCGCGATCGACGGGCTCGACGCCGCGGGCGCCGTTGCCGTGACCTACGGCGGCAAGGGCGCGGTGCTGCGCCGCGGGGGGCGCGAGGTGGCCCACGCCGAGCCGCCGCCCGTCACCGTGGTGGACGGCACCGCGGCGGGCGACACGTTCACCGCCGCGCTCACCGTGGCGCTGCTCGACGGCGCCTCCGACGAGGAGGCACTGCGCCGGGCCTGCGCCGCCGGGGCGCTGGCCGTGACCAAGGCGGGCGCGCAGCCGTCGCTGCCGACCGCTGCCGAACTGGAGGCCGTCCTGTGA
- a CDS encoding acyltransferase, which translates to MTSMWGAPLRRRWGHAGRRDPRQARFLTLASLRWVLRHRAYTPWYLVRYWRLLRFRIGNPHVVLRGMVFLGKRVELHARPGYGRLEIGRWVHIGDGNAIRCHEGSLRIGDKVVLGRENTINCYLDVEIGAATIVADWVYVTDFDHRTDDVHVPIKDQGIVKTPVRIGPDCWLGVKSTVLRGSRVGRGSVLGAHAVVRGDVPEYSIAVGAPARVVRDRKADYDAAAQQRAALADIARKSAAAVEARLAQSESM; encoded by the coding sequence ATGACGAGCATGTGGGGCGCACCGCTGCGCCGCAGGTGGGGTCATGCGGGCCGGCGCGACCCGCGGCAGGCCCGCTTCCTCACGCTCGCGTCACTGCGCTGGGTGCTGCGCCACCGCGCCTACACACCCTGGTACCTGGTGCGCTACTGGCGGCTCCTGCGGTTCCGCATCGGCAACCCGCACGTGGTTCTGCGCGGCATGGTCTTCCTCGGCAAGCGCGTGGAGCTGCACGCGCGCCCCGGCTACGGGCGGCTGGAGATCGGCCGGTGGGTCCACATCGGGGACGGCAACGCGATCCGCTGCCACGAGGGGTCGCTCCGCATCGGCGACAAGGTCGTGCTCGGCCGGGAGAACACGATCAACTGCTACCTCGACGTCGAGATCGGCGCCGCCACGATCGTCGCGGACTGGGTGTACGTCACCGACTTCGACCACCGCACCGATGACGTCCACGTCCCGATCAAGGACCAGGGCATCGTCAAGACGCCGGTGCGGATCGGGCCCGACTGCTGGCTCGGGGTCAAGTCGACGGTGCTGCGCGGCTCCCGCGTCGGCCGCGGTTCGGTGCTGGGTGCGCACGCCGTCGTACGCGGTGACGTGCCGGAATACTCGATCGCGGTCGGAGCCCCCGCGCGCGTGGTGCGCGACCGGAAGGCCGACTACGACGCCGCTGCGCAGCAGCGTGCCGCGCTCGCCGACATCGCGCGGAAGTCCGCCGCGGCCGTCGAGGCGAGGCTGGCGCAGTCTGAATCGATGTGA
- a CDS encoding response regulator transcription factor → MLVATARAVPHVAAALVNGGVDVAGSTDPSGALPLVEERRPQVVVVELDGGTAALGTVAELAAAVPQVPLLTLSAVVDHTVALAAVRAGATSHLAGPVEPTELAGAVRRTAAGEVVFSPGLADVLLEEFGRPAAERERQLTERESDVVRLVVEGLTARQIATRLVLSPRTVENHVQNVLRKLHLHSRAALVRYAIERGLA, encoded by the coding sequence GTGCTCGTCGCCACCGCGCGCGCCGTCCCGCACGTCGCGGCGGCGCTCGTGAACGGCGGGGTCGACGTGGCCGGCAGCACCGATCCGTCGGGCGCGCTCCCGCTGGTGGAGGAGCGCAGGCCGCAGGTCGTCGTCGTCGAGCTCGACGGTGGCACCGCCGCGCTGGGCACCGTCGCCGAGCTCGCCGCCGCGGTGCCGCAGGTGCCGCTGCTCACGCTCTCGGCCGTGGTCGACCACACCGTCGCGCTCGCCGCCGTGCGCGCGGGAGCCACCAGCCACCTCGCCGGCCCGGTCGAGCCCACCGAACTCGCCGGTGCGGTCCGGCGCACCGCGGCGGGAGAGGTGGTGTTCAGCCCCGGTCTCGCCGACGTCCTGCTGGAGGAGTTCGGCCGACCGGCGGCCGAGCGCGAGCGCCAGCTCACCGAGCGGGAGTCCGACGTCGTGCGGCTCGTCGTCGAGGGCCTCACCGCGCGCCAGATCGCCACGCGCCTCGTGCTCTCCCCACGCACGGTGGAGAACCACGTGCAGAACGTGCTGCGCAAGCTGCACCTGCACAGCAGGGCCGCCCTGGTCCGCTACGCGATCGAACGCGGCCTCGCCTGA